A single Drosophila miranda strain MSH22 chromosome XR, D.miranda_PacBio2.1, whole genome shotgun sequence DNA region contains:
- the LOC108153060 gene encoding 39S ribosomal protein L39, mitochondrial isoform X2, producing MTMSATKLHKISWCALRQLQQYRTKANFSAGSASIPSRNELFTQEQRRQREAIGRIDKIEVRYLGLPEDVTLVMNNHISTPFNCAQHLSEGHCRRSALALIDGSVPWDMHRPLQESCTLQLLNFNISEPHVVNKAFWRTCSFMLGAALTRVFKAEAKLQLHSFPGPNIKSGSFVHDIVLETQSWQPTKSEMRAISAEMIKLAAQDLRIERLDVQQELAQEMFKDSKYKSEQLPSIAQQSNGRVTLYRLGEHIDISRGPMVASTHFLGKCTVAAAHKVADEGPAGAFYRIQGVALPCGFKLNHVAYGLLEERSQKLNPARLPHEPFEEHQQMQLS from the exons ATGACGATGTCGGCCACAAAATTACATAAAATAAGCTGGTGTGCCCTAAGGCAGCTCCAACAGTATAGAACAAAAG CCAACTTCTCCGCTGGTTCAGCATCGATCCCCTCTCGGAATGAACTGTTTACACAGGAGCAACGCCGGCAACGGGAAGCCATTGGGCGAATTGACAAGATTGAGGTTCGATATTTGGGTCTGCCCGAAGATGTGACTCTGGTGATGAACAATCACATTTCCACGCCATTCAACTGTGCCCAGCACTTGAGTGAGGGACATTGCAGACGCTCGGCTCTGGCCCTGATCGATGGCAGTGTTCCGTGGGATATGCACAGGCCGCTGCAGGAGTCTTGCACCTTGCAGCTGCTTAACTTCAATATCTCCGAACCGCATGTGGTCAACAA AGCTTTCTGGCGTACATGCAGCTTCATGTTGGGCGCTGCTTTGACACGTGTATTTAAGGCGGAAGCAAAACTCCAATTGCACAGCTTCCCGGGACCAAACA TCAAGTCGGGTAGCTTTGTCCACGATATTGTGCTAGAGACCCAAAGCTGGCAGCCAACGAAGTCGGAAATGCGTGCCATCTCGGCCGAAATGATCAAACTGGCGGCCCAGGATTTGCGCATCGAGCGCTTGGACGTTCAGCAAGAGCTCGCCCAGGAGATGTTCAAGGATTCTAAATACAAAAGCGAACAATTGCCCAGTATTGCGCAACAGAGTAATGGTCGTGTGACTCTGTACCGCCTGGGGGAACACATTGACATCTCACGTGGGCCCATGGTGGCCTCCACTCACTTCCTGGGCAAGTGCACCGTCGCGGCAGCTCACAAGGTGGCCGATGAAGGGCCAGCAGGAGCCTTCTATCGCATCCAAGGCGTGGCCCTGCCTTGTGGCTTTAAGTTGAATCACGTTGCGTATGGCTTGCTGGAGGAGCGATCACAGAAGCTG AACCCCGCTCGCTTGCCCCATGAACCCTTTGAGGAGCACCAACAAATGCAGTTATCTTAA
- the LOC108153060 gene encoding 39S ribosomal protein L39, mitochondrial isoform X1, with amino-acid sequence MSHVSDAHVELGGFSLSGDMLHLAEKSQANFSAGSASIPSRNELFTQEQRRQREAIGRIDKIEVRYLGLPEDVTLVMNNHISTPFNCAQHLSEGHCRRSALALIDGSVPWDMHRPLQESCTLQLLNFNISEPHVVNKAFWRTCSFMLGAALTRVFKAEAKLQLHSFPGPNIKSGSFVHDIVLETQSWQPTKSEMRAISAEMIKLAAQDLRIERLDVQQELAQEMFKDSKYKSEQLPSIAQQSNGRVTLYRLGEHIDISRGPMVASTHFLGKCTVAAAHKVADEGPAGAFYRIQGVALPCGFKLNHVAYGLLEERSQKLNPARLPHEPFEEHQQMQLS; translated from the exons ATGTCACATGTGTCGGACGCTCACGTTGAACTAGGCGGTTTTAGCCTCAGTGGTGACATGCTACACCTTGCGGAAAAAAGCCAGG CCAACTTCTCCGCTGGTTCAGCATCGATCCCCTCTCGGAATGAACTGTTTACACAGGAGCAACGCCGGCAACGGGAAGCCATTGGGCGAATTGACAAGATTGAGGTTCGATATTTGGGTCTGCCCGAAGATGTGACTCTGGTGATGAACAATCACATTTCCACGCCATTCAACTGTGCCCAGCACTTGAGTGAGGGACATTGCAGACGCTCGGCTCTGGCCCTGATCGATGGCAGTGTTCCGTGGGATATGCACAGGCCGCTGCAGGAGTCTTGCACCTTGCAGCTGCTTAACTTCAATATCTCCGAACCGCATGTGGTCAACAA AGCTTTCTGGCGTACATGCAGCTTCATGTTGGGCGCTGCTTTGACACGTGTATTTAAGGCGGAAGCAAAACTCCAATTGCACAGCTTCCCGGGACCAAACA TCAAGTCGGGTAGCTTTGTCCACGATATTGTGCTAGAGACCCAAAGCTGGCAGCCAACGAAGTCGGAAATGCGTGCCATCTCGGCCGAAATGATCAAACTGGCGGCCCAGGATTTGCGCATCGAGCGCTTGGACGTTCAGCAAGAGCTCGCCCAGGAGATGTTCAAGGATTCTAAATACAAAAGCGAACAATTGCCCAGTATTGCGCAACAGAGTAATGGTCGTGTGACTCTGTACCGCCTGGGGGAACACATTGACATCTCACGTGGGCCCATGGTGGCCTCCACTCACTTCCTGGGCAAGTGCACCGTCGCGGCAGCTCACAAGGTGGCCGATGAAGGGCCAGCAGGAGCCTTCTATCGCATCCAAGGCGTGGCCCTGCCTTGTGGCTTTAAGTTGAATCACGTTGCGTATGGCTTGCTGGAGGAGCGATCACAGAAGCTG AACCCCGCTCGCTTGCCCCATGAACCCTTTGAGGAGCACCAACAAATGCAGTTATCTTAA
- the LOC108152960 gene encoding proteasome subunit beta type-7, whose translation MDLDLARNLPHAGFNFDNCKRNATLLSGGFKPPTTTKTGTTIVGIIYKDGVVLGADTRATEGPIVSDKNCAKIHYLAKNIYCCGAGTAADTERTTDIISSQLELHRLSTERNVRVVAANTMLKQMLFRYQGHISAALVLGGVDKTGPHIYCIHPHGSSDKLPYATMGSGSLAAMSVFESRWKPDMSEKEAKLLVRDAIAAGIFNDLGSGSNVDLCVIRKDGVEYLRNYELANKKGERQLDYRFDIGATRVLHSTISDMNITERIEVVPMETS comes from the exons atggatttggatttggcACGCAACCTTCCACACGCTGGCTTCAACTTTGACAATTGCAAGCG CAATGCTACACTTCTGAGTGGGGGCTTCAAGCCGCCGACCACAACTAAAACGGGCACCACCATTGTGGGCATCATTTACAAAGATGGTGTTGTCCTGGGAGCCGACACGCGCGCCACCGAGGGCCCCATTGTATCTGACAAGAACTGCGCCAAGATCCATTATCTGGCCAAGAATATATA CTGTTGTGGTGCCGGAACTGCAGCCGACACCGAAAGGACCACCGATATCATTTCGTCCCAGTTGGAGCTACACCGCCTCAGCACCGAGCGCAATGTGCGCGTAGTGGCCGCTAACACCATGCTCAAGCAAATGCTTTTCCGTTACCAGGGTCACATTAGCGCTGCCCTGGTGCTGGGCGGCGTCGACAAAACTGGACCCCACATCTATTGCATTCATCCTCATGGCAGCTCCGACAAGCTGCCCTATGCCACCATGGGGTCCGGCAGCCTAGCAGCCATGTCTGTATTCGAGAGCCGCTGGAAGCCCGACATGTCCGAGAAGGAAGCCAAGCTGCTCGTACGCGATGCAATCGCTGCCGGTATTTTCAACGATTTGGGCTCGGGCTCGAACGTTGATTTGTGCGTGATACGCAAGGACGGCGTGGAATATCTCCGCAACTACGAGCTGGCCAATAAGAAAGGTGAGCGTCAGTTGGACTACCGCTTCGATATTGGCGCCACACGCGTTCTCCACTCTACCATCTCGGATATGAACATCACTGAACGTATCGAGGTGGTGCCCATGGAGACGTCCTAG